The window GTGTCGTCCGCGTTGCATACGCATTTCGTGTCTTTTCTTCCCGTCAGCGTGAGGCCTTGGATTTTAAAATCATCGTTTATTTTGGCGATGAGCAGTTCGCATGCGATTAAAAAGAGTGGCAGGGTCAAGGGGTCTTCCTGTTTTACACCTTTAcgtacactgtaaaaaataaccttaaaattgcatacatttttatttcattttacataaaaacatatgTAGATGTTTGTGACAGAtaattatgtgtttttttACTAACATACTTgagattttacaaaacattttctgttttttgattttttttatgtataaccataaaacatatatttgtttgattcaattgtttgatcataaaatacaaatacggtagcggctaccgtaggcctttgggatgaagattgcgtagctttaaacgaaactgagtgtgaaatgcaaaaattgtgtttaatatgaatatgcgtttatttacacaccgggtaaattttcctactttgtaatgagagtgtgcggcccgccggctgcaacattttttctaatgcggcccgcagtacaaaaagtttgctcaCCCCTGATTTATAAGATCGAAAACAAAACGATGATGAAAAAAATGTCTACCCAACCTACAACCAGTTTTTGCAAATCCTTGAcgttcttttgaaaatttctttaaagttaatttgtatactgtattaacttatttattctatttttgtcCTGGaatgaaatatatcaaaaagatatgtaattcatattttgtatgtaACCCGTAGACCTAAACGTACCATGAAATGCTTCCACAGGTTAAACAGTCTTGgttaaactttataaaattgtataaataaccattttttgatttaaattaacgttcaaagttaatttttgtttccttttttccaAATTATGATATTTCCAattcttcagaaaaaaatgtttagatttttatgttctttctCTGAAAATTGCTGCTGCACGTGGCAGGCCTCTATGAGTTCTGCTTTGGGTTTGGTTCGGTTTGATGCAAACTGCATTGTATCTAATAACAGAACTAGGCTAGGCTATATGAGGTTGTATACCTGTCCCCAACTTAGGAATATACGAAGTTGTAAAACCATTAGGAGAAGTTTGTTGCTCTAAATCTTGTAATTTGACTGACTATTTTCCACTGAATGCTTACAAGGTCAATAGATAAAGGTTTCTCATTTTAAATCATGCGGTTATTTGAGCATTTCACATCTGCTTAAGCACTACCAATTAGTGAATTATACACAACAGGTGTATATTTAAGGAGGcttcaaacaccaaaaaataccatgcaatatttgtttgttttattatacagtgaatttattaaaagactagttaggcctaggcctactaGAAAAATCTTGCATGGgtctctctgaaattttgcttgtCAATTTAGTATTCTTTGGACTACCATCTCGTAAAATgcaatcaaaaaacatgaataaaacttgtttaacaTAGGCGAAAAATCTAGAATTATTGGCCTAAAATCGGCTACCTAATTTGTCCTACTTTCATGCCattttttagcctaattctgtaCGCAACGTGGGACATTTAAGCATGCCAACTGCTAGGCCagacgtaagagtctaacaacaTCAGAGATATCTTTAATTTTAAGAGTTTGCTGCCTCCTTAGTGGTTTTGTTGTACATTGAAATTATGGCATaccatttattgttttatttgcgaAACAAAACTCACTGTCATTAAGTTACTTTGAAAAGTTTACTAATATAAATGATTGAtggtaaaatttgttttcattttacgtTACGactattttcatgattagtgTATGTACATTTTACGTTATATGAGGTATGATtaggttttttaaattgttttactgtaataTGGAATCACCTGCGGAAGACCTTAGTGGCAGTGAAAATGACAGATTCATTAGTGAAGCATTGCcaaatattcattttataCATAAAAGCAAGTTACTGTCCACCGTTGCAAGTCTTGGTGTGGAAACTTTAGCTGATCTTTCTTTTCTAAAAGAGGAAACTTAAGCATACTTCAGCCAATCAAACGGCGCAAGCTATTGATTTACATTCATAGTAATGCGCATCTACGGAAAGTAATCAATGAAAATAAGCTTGACATTTACAAATTGAAAGAAGAGTGGCCTATACTTTTCGGAAAAGTCGGGATGATGGTACATTACAAGAGGCTTACCCAAGTTTCCTTAGATCAGTTTCAAATTATTGTTCAAAATCAACTGCAGCGATTGTTGCAGTTCATGCAAACACAACAGCTAAAAATGCAGATTTGCATAGAATTATCTTTGAtatcaattttgcaaaagaaaaggttgatgcagatacagatgtAGATATAATTGGTGTAGTAATTATGCTCTGTAAGTACTTCCATGATGATCCAAATGAATTTTTGTTAAAGGTGAGCACCACTAATGTCGATCCAGATGtctaatttatgaaaataatttgaaagttATGGTATACTGATATGTTGATTCGTAATCCAGTAAGAAACATTTGATTGTATAAGACTCATAGtacactaaaaatatttttctttgaaggAAGATGAAGATGTACCGTTCAACCCTTGCATTGTGGCACATGGTAATTAATTTGACTATTTTTGTGTGCTATAAGTTGTAGTGcattactgtactgtactttgCTTTTTGTTAGGGCCAGATGTGTTAACCTCAAAAAGGTTTTACATTTTCGTGGACAAGAAGTGTGCTTTTGACTACATCAATTCTGCCCTTGAAGCTGTCACCTTACCATCTGCATGCTACTACGTGTTTAATGTAAGGTATCCTGAAGAACTAAGCGCGACTCTGGAATTACTGGAAAGGTTAGTTCACGAGTATCTGTACCTTGTCACCATTGTTATTGTAAGCAGTAGCggatatttgtttgttgtttgtactgtttatttaaaaaatagaatgcatttttgcttgttgacatcaaagtattttttgctttcagaaATGTTGTTAATATTGACCCACTACATGGGAGCAAAACTAAGCATCATGGCCAAAAAGCACGGAAAAAAGGAATTAATGGCAAACTGCTATCTTTCTACAACGCAATAAATAACTTCGAAGTACTTGTGTAAGAATAGTTGTGGCCAGACATTTCTGTCaagtatttctgttttacCTGACCATTTTTCTTCGAGGACAATGTTGTTATTTGCATGTGATTTATACAGTTATAAAATTGATTAGTCTGATGTAAAGTAGTTTGAGCGCATTTTGTTTCATCGAAATGTGCATAACTGCATAACTATGTGTTTAAATGTGGTGCTGATGACTGCAACCCAAACTTCAGGAAGTATACTTCACTTATGTCTTACTATAAAAGAAAGCATAAGACAAAGCCATATCAAAGAACTTTTACTGAATCTGACATTTCTTGTGATTTGTATTAACGTGCACAGCCTGATTGTACTCTGAGTACCAACTGTTTTGAGTAACCAACTGTACAATATTGTAAAACATGTCATATTTTCAGTGTCATATTTCAGTGTCATATTTTCAATGGTGAAGTAATTAACTGTCCGTATCACCACTGTCAtgcaaagtaaaataaataaaagtaattgtaaataaaaggCGGGTGATTGCTAgatttacttttaataaaGTAATGATTTTTGCATTAATACAGCTAATTATATGtagaaaacatgtttataggatctgtaataaacatactatcattaatattttaacagtCTTATGCGTTAATTTACATAATGCgttgttttctgaaaaaacaaattgctttgTGTAAAAGCACTTTACatcttttaaatataaaaatacataattttgtATGGCGACACTGCTGCCATACATTTAGatgtaaacaagaaaattttttttttacagtgtagAGCGATTTCTTTTGTTAGGTGTCCATTAATTAAGATTTTTGTGGTGCATTCGCGGTACAAATCCTCGataatttctacaaatttGCTTGGGAAAGACATTGATTTTAAGGTCTTAATGAGCCATTTGTGGTTTATAGAATCGAATGCTTTCTTAAAATCGAGAGAGACGATACACGCGggttgtttcttttttttgtattgttggAAAATGTCCCTAAGGAGGATGCTCGCTTCGCTTAGGCcagcggttcttaaacttttttgagcgcgacccaaatctgagtttcatgatcacctcacgacccaaacctatgtcgcgacccattttaatgtcctatagacctatattatattatattaacctatgtcgcgacccacctatgtcactatgtcgcgacccattttctgaccctccgcgacccatgtttgggtcgcgacccatactttaagaacccctggctTAGGCGTTTGTTCTTGCGTGCGTATTGATGGTCGTTGATTACTTGGTCAAGCGTTCCTTCAGGCGGTTTGTTAAGACTTTAGAGTAAATTTTGTAATCGGTGTTGAGAAGAGTTATCGGCCGATAATTACCTAAATCCGTATCATCtccttttttgaaaattatggTGGTGATACCTTTTTTGAAGACCGGAGGGATAGATTTGTTTTCGtgccaaaatttaaaaacttccGTCAACTTTTTCCCAATAAATGgccaaaatgttttgtaaaactcTGCACTTATTCCATCGGGGCCCGGTGACTAGACATTTGATATAATTTTGATCGTTTGCTCAATTTCCTTATTGTTCATTTGTTCGTCTAGCGTTTGGGCTGCGTCGTCGGTGATTCTACGGGAAGTATATTTTAGAAAATCGTTTTGCATCTCTTCGTTGGGATCTTCGTTCGCATATAATTTGGAATAGTATACTTGTGCGACCTCTAACATTTCCTTGGACGTGTtgattggtaaaaaattttcatcgTATGAATTTATGAaggtttgctttttatttttccggaATTGGGCGTAAAATTCGCGCGATCCAATCTTGTTTTTGAAACGTTTGTTTCTGGCAATTCGAGCTAGCGCTTTTTctcttttgtgttttttcaaGGCGCGTTTGGTTTCTATAATACTGTTTAAACGTACCTTGGCTATTGTGAAGGGCTAGTTTTGCGCTTTCAAATTCCTCGGTGAGCTGTTTTTCTTCGCGGTTTAGGGCGACAGAGTGGATTTTAGCGTACTTTTTGATTAGGGTCTTTAAACGGTTCTTTATGTTTTTCCACCATTGGTTTGGGTTTTCGTAAATTATTGGCTGAAGGGTGCACCATAAATTCCAGCGCGTTTGCAGCTCACTCCTAAATTCACTATCTTGAAAGATCTCGGCGTTATTTTTCCAAAACCCCATTCCCCGGGGTGGGGGGGGGGAGACGTTTAAAGTTATCATAACTTTAGAGTGATCTGAAAAAACGCTGGATTCATGGCGGATTTCAGATGCTGGCAATTCCGGCGATAAATAAAATCTGTCTAAACgtgattttgatttttggtCTTGTCTTGTAAAGCTTTTTATGTTGCCATACAAGGATCGGAAATGATCTTCGAGATTGTAGGTTTGGCATACGTtgcttaaaattgttttttttccgGTGGCCGTGGTGTGGCGGTTCTCTGTCGAGCGCTGGGTCGTCCACAATATTAAAATCGCCAGTTAGTATGTACGGTATATTTTCGTTTAAATACTGTGGAAGTGAAGCGAAAAAATTATCGTTGTCTTTGGTATTCGAAATTGTTACGTTCGGGGCGTAAACGTTTAtgactttaaatttttcatcgccgatttttaaatttacagaTAATAACCGTCCTTCTAGATCCGATTCTTGGTTTTCTACTATTATTGCCGGATGGTTAATAAGTATGGCTACACCTTTTGATGGGTAATTTTTCTGAGGCGCCGAGTTAAAAATCGAACGGTTATTACCCCATTCTTTTTGCCAGATTAGTTCGCTACTCGCTCGTGAGTGTGTCTCTTGGAGACAAATTATATGGGAGTTCGAGAACCGCAGCTCTGCAAAAAGCGCTCTTCGTTTCGCAGCGTCATTCAAACCTTGGCAATTCAAGGTGAGTAATGCTAGCACATGCATTAGTGAacaaaaaaaggaaagaaCGTAAagataagaaacaaaaaatgtaaatagtttacagcagggcttcccaaacttttttgctcgcgacccctttcaaacttctgaagttttccgcgacccttcacgtttaaattgataagcagtgcgaaatatacattagtcattagtgacatttattgagatgcaaagactgaattcaagcaaccagtactcaaagcctacttactactttacacatatgtaggctactgcaaacaaaaaagcacacacatttattcagtgtgattggtccgactgctttctgctacaaagcaagtccagccgtggctcaatatctgttaatgctggtctcaaggcggtttctaTGTTTATTAGGCTGgaagtatattttgttttgattgtattttgtacttcgtgtaaaattggtatacgctctgcgacccctgaagttcgttacgcgaccccttgcggggtcgccacccccagtttgggaagccctggtttACAGCACGATCGGGCATTGAGGGCAGAAGGTTGTAGAGAGTCTTTCTGGCCTCGCGAGGGGTTCGCCGCACACACATTCGAATGAGGCCAGTGATTCGTCCTGGTGGTGGAAAACCTCTTCTTCGTCTAGCTCTTGGACTTTTTCTTCCTCCTCGAAATTTTCTTTTAGTTTGCGTTCCGGAGGGTCACCTGCTTGTACCGAGGAATCTTTACTACGGTTGCGTTTGCTTTTTCTTACCTTCTTGGGAGTGGCTGGTACGTTGAGACTCGTATCCTGTTGATCATCCTTCTCAGAGGAGGAGGAACTGTCGCTTTCCCTGCTCGTGCTTGGAGTTGGTTCTTTTTGGATCCCGTATTTTTCCAGTATCATTTTGTCGTGAGTTGGACCGTTGTTCTTGTGAGTGATGGTGACACCGTTTTGAAATGTAACCTCGCCGTCGAAAAAGTCCATTCTGACTGGTTGTAACCTCGAACTCTTGTTCATCGGAGTTGACTGCTGCACCGGTGGATCCCTTTTTGTGTCGTCCTGCTGCTCTTGCAGGGGTGGAAATGATATTTGGTAAGCTTCCTCGTCGTTGGGTTGGTGTTGATTCTGGCGATAGCCGGTGCCCCACGATGTCGTTCCCCATGATGCATTTGCCTTTTGTTTTTCTCGTTCTGGCACTCTTTAAAAAGATGTCCTAATTCTTCGCAGTAGCTGCAAGTTTTTTTTGGCCCTCGAAGTTAACGTAGAGTTTTAGGCTCCcgaaatatatataataaggCAGTGGGTTGTTCAGCAgatcttttttcttcattctGAAAAGTCTTCGTCCGTCTTTTAggccagtggttctcaaccggtggtccgcggacccctgggggtccgcgaaacgttttcagttggtccgtgagaacttcgaaatttgcaacataaagtacgagtttttaacattttttgctgtttatcattgctttttgaaataggcttgaacatttgcttaattgcctattgtgatgggacaatacaaaagcttattgagatttatcacccgcaggaaaggcctattgtgatgcactagattgcggattatacgagaagacagctggatacagtgattttaagtaaaaatatccgcatagtttgatgttattttgaatgaatagcgcagttgtgcaccaagactattaagtaaaactaagcaaagaaacatttaagtgcagtctcagaacccttagtttgcttaaacttcaggggtccgccactactttgacagcagcaaaatgggtccgccaagatcagaaggttgagaaccactgttttaGGCCTTTATAGGTGTCTTTACCTATGGAATGTTCTTTAACCTCTCCGACAGTGCTAAGTGCATCGACGAGGGAATGATTGGGGAAACCGGTAGAGACCCATCCAACTGTCACCGTCACGTGTTCTTCTGCAAAGGCCGACGCTGTGATGACTTCGTCGCGAGACTGGAGATTTTGAGCCAAGGTCAGAGCTGCTGCTTTGTCACTACAGGTGACCTCGATCAGGTTTGTCGGCATGACTATGATTCCTTCCAGTTTGCCAAATGGTATGCCAGTGTTCTTCAATAGGTCGTAGATTTCCTGTCGTTTCTTTGTGGTACTGAGTTTAAATACTACAGTACTTCTTTCTCTCTTTTGTAACTTGGAGGATCGAACCTCCATCTCCTCTTGACTCTATCTGCCAGGGTGAGAGTCATGGTTGTAGGGCACCACCCTGTAGTCGTTGAGTAGTTTGCGATGTAGATCAGTATAGTATCCAACTCCAAAGTTTTTGTATTGCTTTGAAAGATACGAAAtgtgttaaaagaactttatcTGTGCATGTCTTATCAGTGTGTACAGTTTATGTCGCCCGTAGGCCTACACAACTTGCATACACTGCGTTGTGTTTAAAACTATATGTAGGTAATTATTAAGGTATCATTGCACAATCATACGCGGTGAGTAGTTCCAATACATTTCCATTGATAGAGGCCACTAAATTTATCGAACATTTGACTCGAGTTATTCAGAGCTGCCAATGAGAATCTCATGGAATGAGGCAATGAATATTTTACTTCCCACGGATAGTATATGTTAAGGTATTCAGGTATAACAACATATTTAGCTTgaaacttttgttatttttcacttgtgttttcacaacatttgcaaatattttatttaattccCTGGTAACAAACACAACGTAAATCTTGCGtcacaaagtaaaaataatcTGAACTTTACATCGTATTCGCATCATATGAAAATGAAACCGAGATACTAGACATGAAATAGGCCTATAATGCTAATGCATTTCGAATTTATATGAAAAGAAATCCCAAGTTGTTAGATGGAGTCAGATTGAAATGGAACAAAACGTAATGTTTGTACTTTACCGTCAAGGTTGTCATATCCTAGTCAAATGTTGCCGGTGATCCCAATGATGATCGAAAAGCCTCAACAGGGGCAGAATCTTTACCCCTGCCCTTGACTTTTATCTGTAATATGCAGTAAAACCAGTACGTCATATCATCATGTAGATTGATTTGTcagttggaataaaaatttctcTCCCAAAAggaagacaattttgagccggcaacacggCGATTGTGAAGCTGTTGCACTGATTGcatcatattaaaaaaaaatcgaagaaaatttccggtccactgcgcatgtgacgtcgatatggactttttgttattgttttggtgATAGCTGGTTGCAGGACTAGACTAAATTGTAAAATTGATGTGGATTTgaattttggtattttggagtatttATCTTAAAGTTTCCAGCTCAAAACTTGATGTAACGTGTAGGTGGTTGTTATCGAAATTTGagtaccgtattttcttgaatagaaactgCCCTTGAATGGAAGCCGTCCTCGCATAAACACCGCCCTCGCATAGAGACAGCAGAAGACAATGCTGAAATCGCTTCGGTATAATTGAAAGGCTGTCATTGAGAGCTCGCACATGCGAAAAACAGCAGTTGTCATATTGTAGTAGTGATCGGATAGTAAtagaataaaagttttttgtcaaaagagagcgcagaattttattgtcatctAATCAACTTTACCGGTACTTCATGTAATAATTATAGAAGCCGCCCTAGAATAGAAGCCGCACAAaaccttcaaaaataaaaaaacagtagccgcggtttctattcaagaaaatacggcaTGTGATGATCAGCGCATGATTTGCCAATGACATCCTGTTTCCTGTTTACCGTTTAAAGTCGTGGCATTAAATATCATGCCTATATAATGTGAGTTATACACAGCTGCTTATGCATTCTGTCTTGCTGTTACAATCAACGCTGTAATATGGAGGTTTTTATGCTGCTGCTGTGCAAATGTTCTGTTGAAatgttatcgttcaaagaaggttcattataatcagtatatacagttttCATTTATGTGTAAACATTGTTGCATACAAGTTGAAGAATTTCAGTGTTAAGTTAGACAAATTTGTTGTCATCTTCAGCAGACAATAATTCGtaaaggtgaacaattaagttCGAggttgagaaaagcagacaacatCCTTAcgagactcatatatcatctcccgcaataaacatttcaacaagaaataattgtagtgaagtgggtcaaGCTGTCAGGTTCAGCTACCAtttacaaccatttcattaaaagTACAAGGATTCTGTCCAAATTAAGGCTGTGAGCAATCATAAACTAGCCTAGATCTAGTTGTAAGCTGAAGTTCGCGGaaggtttatgatgtggttttgcgatagtagctttttgatttaatgtattttgcattgaaaagcctatctctttgagtTGAGTCATAACCCCTTAGATGTGTTTTTGATATCTTTGAACATACCGAGTTATCGTAATGTTAGTATTAACGCAGATTGCACATAAGCAATGCCTCTTTGCTTCCGATATCAATGCTAGCAAAGGGTCATACGTCAGGATTTTCCCGGACATGTCCAggatttttttgttcaaatatgCGTCAAggagaaatgttaaaaaatgcttaaatttGGATTTTTGAATGATAATTTTGATAACATCTAACTGGCTATATGTGCGGTATAATATTAACATTCACACTAGAGGCGCcgttatcaatgcaatgtataaaataaatcatttccGTAAAAGAGCAATTTGCGGCGTATTATGAAAGTTCATACTGAAGGACATCCTTTTCAATCCAAAAtctgttgcaaatcatttccACAAAGCGTTGATTTATAAATCCATGTGAAAGTTCACACTGGaaagcgaccttatcaatgtgatgtttgctacatatcattttcacaaaatagcCATTTCAATACCATTTGCAGTGTCATTTGACAATTCACACCAGTGGGCTAGCGTAACAGTGTTGTCATGCAGAGAAATCCTTAAAGTTGAAGGCACATTTGTATACGTTCGAAACAGTTAACTTGCATTAACTAACTTTagcaatttgtttttctcatttcattttgattattgttgattgcaatatctttgaaaatgattttttaatttctacaGTTTTAAGCTTTAACATTTATCTTCCTTTACTTAGCGTATAGGTCATAAGTATAAACAGTATCATATGCAACTACAGAGTGTCAACCAGGTCATATACAACTTGaggttgttttaaaaacattgaatgaTCTTATTTTGCCagaattaaaatcaatgcaaCAAGATATCGAAGTAAATGGAATTTGCAAAGGTGCAAGAAAACATGGAAGACATgtatttaaagct of the Clavelina lepadiformis chromosome 7, kaClaLepa1.1, whole genome shotgun sequence genome contains:
- the LOC143465493 gene encoding uncharacterized protein LOC143465493, with product MLCKYFHDDPNEFLLKEDEDVPFNPCIVAHGPDVLTSKRFYIFVDKKCAFDYINSALEAVTLPSACYYVFNVRYPEELSATLELLERNVVNIDPLHGSKTKHHGQKARKKGINGKLLSFYNAINNFEVLV